CGGGTGGCGTTCGCGCGCTCGAGCTCCGACAGCCGATCCGAGATGAACCGGATCGTCTCCTCGAGGCTCGGGACGAGGATGTGCTCGAGGGCGTTGACACGGCGGCGTGTCTTCTCGAGCTCGGCGGCCAGAAGCTGGATGGCCTTCTCCATCTCCGCCACCTTCATGAGCTTCGGGAGAAGCTCGGCGTAGAGCGCCATCGCGCGGTCGAGCTCGGGCGTCGTGTCGGTCAGTCCGTAGCCGAACTCGCCCTCCTCCGGGAACTCGACGGAGAAGCGCGGGACCTTCAGGTTCATGACCTGTTCGCGCTCGGCCTGGAGCGACACCGTGCGGCGCGAGAACGCAAGCGCCATGTCGAGCGAGCTCCCGTCCATCTCGAGCCTGGCCGACACGAACGTGCGGTAGGCCTCGGCGAGCGCCTCTTCGACCTCCGCCCGAAGGTCGCGCGCCTCGTGGACCATACCCAGGAAGCGGCGCATCAGCTCCTCCTGCTTGTCCTTCAGGAGCTTGTGCCCGCGCTTCGCCAGCGTGAGGCGACGCCTCAGCCTGAGAAGCTGCATCCTGTTCGGGTTCGCGCGGATCCGCATCGACCGTTCCCGTCCGTTCCCCGCGCCGGCACGTACTCCCGGCGCGCAGCGTTCTCGCTACGACTCGTCACTCTCTGAGACCTCAGCGGTCTCCTTCGTCCTCTCGATGTCCTTCGTCGCGCTCTTCTTCATGTACTTCTCGATCTGCTCCGGCTTGACGCGCTTGAGCTCGGAGGTCGGCAGCATCTCGAGGAGCTCCCACCCGAGCGTCAGCGTCTCCTCGATGGTGCGGTTCTCATCGGTGCCCTGCCGAACGTAACGCTCCTCAAAGAGGTCCGAGAACTTGTAGAACGCCTTGTCCTCCGGCGAGAGCGCGGCCTCGCCGAGGATGACCGCCAGTTCCTGCGCCTCCTTGCCGCGGGCATACGCGGCGAAGAGTTGGTTGGCGAGGTTCGCGTGGTCCTCGCGCGTTCTCCCCTCCCCGATGCCCTTGTCGCGCAGACGCGACAGCGACGGGAGCACGTTGATCGGCGGGTAGATGCCCTTCCTGTGGAGCGCCCGGTCGAGGATGATCTGCCCCTCGGTGATGTAGCCCGTGAGATCGGGAATGGGGTGCGTCTTGTCGTCCTCCGGCATCGAGACGACCGGGATCTGAGTGATGGACCCCTTTCGTCCCTTGATGCGCCCGGCGCGCTCGTAGATCGTCGAGAGGTCCGTGTAGAGGTAGCCCGGGTAACCGCGGCGTCCCGGGACCTCCTTCCTCGCAGCCGAGATCTCGCGCAGCGCCTCGCAGTAGTTGGTCATGTCCGTGAGGATGACGAGCACGTGCATGTCGAGGTCGTACGCCAAATACTCGGCCGTCGTGAGCGCCATCCGCGGCGTCGCGATGCGCTC
The sequence above is drawn from the Candidatus Effluviviaceae Genus V sp. genome and encodes:
- a CDS encoding V-type ATP synthase subunit B, coding for MVKEYMTVREIAGPLVLVGEVSGVKYEELVEVELPSGEVRRGRVLEVDEDNALVQLFEGATGVSVETARIRFLGRGLELGLSKDVLGRVFDGLGRPKDGGPDIIPEEKRDVSGAPLNPTARDYPNEFIQTGVSSIDGLNTLVRGQKLPIFSGFGLPHAELAAQIARQASVLGTEESFAVVFAAMGTTFEEAEFFISDFRRTGAIDRAVLYVNLANDPAIERIATPRMALTTAEYLAYDLDMHVLVILTDMTNYCEALREISAARKEVPGRRGYPGYLYTDLSTIYERAGRIKGRKGSITQIPVVSMPEDDKTHPIPDLTGYITEGQIILDRALHRKGIYPPINVLPSLSRLRDKGIGEGRTREDHANLANQLFAAYARGKEAQELAVILGEAALSPEDKAFYKFSDLFEERYVRQGTDENRTIEETLTLGWELLEMLPTSELKRVKPEQIEKYMKKSATKDIERTKETAEVSESDES
- a CDS encoding V-type ATP synthase subunit D, translating into MRIRANPNRMQLLRLRRRLTLAKRGHKLLKDKQEELMRRFLGMVHEARDLRAEVEEALAEAYRTFVSARLEMDGSSLDMALAFSRRTVSLQAEREQVMNLKVPRFSVEFPEEGEFGYGLTDTTPELDRAMALYAELLPKLMKVAEMEKAIQLLAAELEKTRRRVNALEHILVPSLEETIRFISDRLSELERANATR